A region of Halalkaliarchaeum desulfuricum DNA encodes the following proteins:
- the cas1 gene encoding CRISPR-associated endonuclease Cas1 — protein MKATEGMFDESVVYVTKQGTQVRTDEGRIVVWDVDAADDEDPELATYPKEKLDTINVFGGVNFTTPFVAEANEHGIVLNYFTQNGKYRGSFVPEKNTIAEIRRAQYALDYTEELAIAKEMIAAKIRNQRTLLSRKGVHGTDVLKDLGKRARNVSNKDDLRGAEGEAAERYFDRLDETLVSGWTFEKRTKRPPEDHINSLLSLTYTFMKNESMSALRQYNLDPFLGVLHADRHGRPSLALDLEEEFRPIFCDAFVTRLINRGVFTHDDFSKDNHLSDDAFKTYLSKFDGFMQETLTHPHFEYEVSRRKAVRQQAILLRKAITGELTEYHALSFDR, from the coding sequence ATGAAGGCGACGGAGGGCATGTTCGACGAGTCGGTCGTCTACGTCACCAAACAGGGAACGCAGGTCCGCACCGACGAGGGGCGGATCGTCGTCTGGGACGTCGACGCCGCCGACGATGAAGATCCGGAACTCGCCACCTATCCGAAAGAAAAGCTCGACACGATCAACGTCTTCGGGGGTGTCAACTTCACCACGCCGTTCGTCGCCGAGGCCAACGAACACGGAATCGTCCTCAATTACTTCACCCAGAACGGCAAGTACCGCGGGAGTTTCGTCCCGGAGAAGAACACGATCGCCGAGATCCGCCGGGCACAGTACGCACTCGATTACACCGAGGAACTCGCGATCGCCAAGGAGATGATCGCAGCGAAGATCCGCAACCAGCGGACGCTCCTCTCGCGGAAAGGCGTTCACGGGACGGACGTACTCAAGGACCTCGGCAAACGCGCCCGAAACGTATCGAACAAGGACGATCTCCGCGGAGCCGAAGGCGAGGCTGCCGAACGGTACTTCGATCGACTCGACGAGACACTCGTCTCGGGGTGGACCTTCGAGAAACGGACCAAACGCCCGCCGGAGGATCATATCAACTCGCTGCTGTCGCTGACCTATACCTTCATGAAGAACGAGTCGATGAGCGCGCTCCGGCAATACAACCTGGACCCGTTTCTCGGTGTTCTGCACGCCGATCGGCACGGGCGGCCGTCACTCGCACTCGATCTCGAAGAGGAGTTCCGCCCGATTTTCTGTGACGCGTTCGTGACGCGACTGATCAATCGAGGCGTGTTCACTCACGACGACTTCTCAAAAGACAACCATCTGAGCGACGACGCGTTCAAAACGTACCTTTCGAAGTTCGACGGTTTTATGCAGGAGACGCTGACCCATCCCCACTTCGAGTACGAGGTCAGTCGGCGGAAGGCGGTCCGGCAGCAAGCGATCCTGCTACGGAAAGCGATCACAGGTGAACTCACCGAGTATCACGCGCTCTCGTTCGATCGATGA
- the cas4 gene encoding CRISPR-associated protein Cas4, with the protein MTKASFRDELVHVSALQEYVYCPRRYYYQRYQDQIGTTYELVDGRSKHAAQSRRGGWTTERYFRSDSLGLHGKIDLIESDRGTLTPIERKRAESGDYYPSDEVQIAAYCMLLEDAIDEAVNVGYIYLYSTDERHAIHITGKHRSAVQTIIDRIRSMSINSIPSFTNNTNKCNGCSAREYCMPAETAQLEPERARGTGWEDHP; encoded by the coding sequence ATGACGAAAGCGAGCTTTCGAGACGAACTCGTTCACGTGAGTGCCCTACAGGAATACGTATACTGTCCGCGTCGATACTACTACCAGCGCTATCAAGATCAGATCGGTACCACCTATGAGTTGGTTGACGGGCGCTCGAAACACGCTGCCCAGTCACGGCGAGGGGGGTGGACGACTGAACGCTATTTTCGTTCGGACAGCCTCGGATTGCACGGGAAGATTGACCTCATCGAGAGCGATAGAGGTACACTCACTCCGATCGAACGAAAGCGGGCTGAAAGCGGAGACTACTACCCCAGCGACGAGGTACAGATCGCGGCATACTGCATGTTGCTGGAAGATGCCATCGACGAAGCTGTGAACGTCGGCTACATCTATCTGTACTCGACTGATGAACGTCATGCGATTCACATCACAGGAAAACACCGCAGCGCGGTACAGACGATCATCGATCGTATCCGATCCATGTCGATTAACTCAATTCCGTCGTTCACGAACAACACGAACAAATGTAACGGCTGTTCGGCGCGCGAGTATTGTATGCCAGCCGAAACGGCCCAACTCGAACCCGAACGCGCCCGTGGCACGGGGTGGGAGGATCACCCATGA
- the cas2 gene encoding CRISPR-associated endonuclease Cas2: MRLAIAYDVSDDANRRQVYRTLQRYGAWKQYSVFELEVNKTERVELEDELEGHIDPDDGDRIRIYRLCESCLDDVSELGAETPDEQSNVV, from the coding sequence ATGCGCCTAGCAATCGCTTACGATGTGAGTGACGATGCGAACCGCCGGCAGGTGTATCGAACCCTCCAGCGGTACGGGGCCTGGAAACAGTACAGCGTTTTCGAACTGGAAGTGAACAAAACCGAGCGCGTTGAACTGGAGGACGAACTCGAAGGGCATATCGATCCCGACGATGGGGATCGGATTCGAATCTATCGGCTGTGTGAGTCCTGTTTGGACGATGTCTCCGAACTCGGGGCCGAGACGCCAGACGAACAGTCGAACGTGGTGTGA
- the sppA gene encoding signal peptide peptidase SppA encodes MVQTSPRTRSIVGLLVFVVVAAAAIAVGYTVFVWFVESLVDLGGIVLTIVLALVLLRIAAMVVRSTIADYNVAEVSVDGPITRDGGNPNPVARGMGTPADDIVEQIELADADDAVDALMLELNTPGGEVLPSDDIRRAAMEFEGPTVAYATDVCASGGYWIAAGCDELWARDASLVGSIGVISSRVNAAELAEKVGLSYERFAAGKYKDAGVPLKEIDDDEREYLQGLTDDFYESFIERVAEGRELDPEFVRETEARVYLGEEAHELGLVDDLGTRDDVREHVEGLIDATEARVQRFEPQRSLPERIGIGARGVAYALGAGIADRIVGEEPPELRL; translated from the coding sequence ATGGTACAAACGAGTCCCAGGACCCGATCGATCGTCGGCCTCCTCGTGTTCGTCGTGGTCGCCGCCGCCGCGATCGCGGTCGGCTACACCGTCTTCGTCTGGTTCGTGGAATCGCTTGTCGATCTCGGCGGGATCGTCCTCACGATCGTGCTCGCGCTGGTTCTCCTCCGGATCGCCGCGATGGTGGTCCGATCGACGATCGCGGATTACAACGTCGCGGAGGTGAGCGTCGACGGGCCGATCACCCGCGACGGCGGCAACCCGAACCCGGTCGCCCGGGGGATGGGAACGCCCGCCGACGACATCGTCGAACAGATCGAACTCGCCGACGCCGACGACGCCGTCGACGCGCTGATGCTGGAGCTGAACACCCCCGGGGGCGAGGTACTGCCCAGCGACGACATCCGCCGGGCGGCGATGGAGTTCGAGGGGCCGACCGTCGCGTACGCCACGGACGTCTGCGCCTCGGGCGGCTACTGGATCGCGGCGGGCTGTGACGAGCTGTGGGCCAGGGACGCCAGCCTCGTCGGCTCGATCGGCGTGATCAGCTCCCGGGTGAACGCCGCCGAACTGGCCGAGAAGGTCGGGCTCTCCTACGAGCGCTTTGCCGCCGGGAAGTACAAGGACGCCGGCGTGCCCTTAAAGGAGATAGACGACGACGAGCGGGAGTACCTCCAGGGGCTCACCGATGACTTCTACGAGAGCTTCATCGAGCGAGTTGCCGAGGGGCGCGAACTGGATCCGGAGTTCGTCCGGGAGACCGAAGCGCGGGTGTATCTGGGGGAGGAGGCCCACGAGCTCGGGCTCGTCGACGATCTCGGCACCCGCGATGACGTTCGCGAGCACGTCGAGGGGTTAATCGACGCCACCGAGGCGCGCGTCCAGCGGTTCGAACCGCAGCGGTCGCTCCCCGAGCGGATCGGCATCGGCGCCCGGGGCGTCGCCTACGCGCTGGGTGCCGGCATCGCCGACCGAATCGTCGGCGAGGAGCCGCCCGAACTCCGGCTGTAA